The DNA region CCGTTGGTGCCGAGCTCCTTGATCGCCTCCTGGCTGGCGACCGGACCTCCGGGGATCGTCTGCTGCGCCCCGGCGATGGTGTTCACGACCTGGTCGTGCAAGCCGAAGTTCTGAATCACACCGCCGGAGACCAGAATGACCGCGCCGATGAGGCCCAGCGGCAACAGAATTCGGAGGACACCTCGCACCAGATCCACCCAGAAGTTGCCGAGTTCGCCGGTGCTGCGTCGGGCCAGTCCACGCACGAACGCGACCGCGACGGCCATTCCGACCGCCGCGGACACGAAGTTCTGCACCGTGAGCCCGGCCATCTGCACCAGGTGGCCTTGGGTTGATTCCCCGGAGTAGGCCTGCCAGTTGGTGTTCGTGACGAAGCTGACCGCGGTGTTCCAGGCCAGCGCGGGGGTGATCTCGGTGGCGGGCTCGCTCAGATGCAGCGGCAGCCTGCCCTGCACGAGCTGGAAGGTGAACAGGAACACGATGCTGACCGCCGCGAAGGCGAGCACGCTGCGGGCGTATGCCCCCCAGGTCTGCTCGGCCTTCGGGTCCGCGCCGATGATCCGGTAGATCATCCGCTCGGCGCGAGAGTCCTTGGTGGTCGCATATACCCGGTACAGGTAGTCGCCGAGCGGTACGTGGACCGCGGCCAGCGCGATGGCGAGGGAGAGGGCGAACAGAACGCCGGCGGCGGTGGCGCTCACTAGAACCGCTCCGGAAAGAGCAATGCGGCGAACAGGAACACGGCGATCGTGACGGCCAGCGCGAGGCCGACCAGGTTCGGGATCACAGGCGCTCGACGCCCTTCTGGATCAAGCCGAGTAGGGCGAAGACCGCCACCGTCAGCGCGACGTAGATGGCCACAGACATCACGGGGTATCAGCACTCCTGCGTTCGTTGACACCTGCGCCCGAAGTGGGCAGGTGCGAACGCCAAGGTAGGCCCGCTACCGAGTGGCTGAACTGGGCATTGACGGTTTCTTGACGCCGGTGCGCGCCGTTTTTACGGTCTCCTTGCGCGCTGGGTCAGTGAGGCGCGACAACACCCGCAGCGCGGGCGTTGGTGAGCAGGTGGTCCCAGATGCGCTCTCCGGTGACGATCAGGGTGAGGGCGCCCGCGACCACGACCGATGAGGCAGCCCAATACGCCCACACGGCGTGGGTGCCGAGCAAGGTCAGCAGCACAACGCCGACAGCGAGTGCGAACACCGCTGCGAGCGCAGCATGGCGCGAGTGACGGGGCACTCCGCCACCGGCACCGCGACCCGTGATGACAGTCATGACTCAACGGTGAGGTTGTTGCCTAAGAGGCGGCTCATCGGTTGCTGTGGAATTCCTTTGAGTCTCGAGTCGCTCGTCCGACGGGCCCGGTGGTGGGAGGATCATGCGGTGGCCGGCGAGGAACCTGACGAGAGCCCGCGCCTGCGCGACGAAACCGAGAGCGAACGGTTGGACCGCAATTGGGCCAGCTTGCTGCAGGAGTTGCGAGTCGTGCAGACCGGCGTGGCGCTGCTGACGGGGTTTCTGCTGACGCTGCCGTTTCAGCAGCGGTTCGACATCCTCGACGACACCATGGTCACGGTGTACATGGTGACCGTGAGCGCGGCGGTGCTGTCCACGGCGTTACTCGTCGCGCCCGTGCCGATGCACCGATTGTTGTTCCGGCGCCACCGGCTGGTTTCCCTGGTCACCGCGGCGCATCGTTGTGCCTATACAGGTGTGCTCTTCCTCGCAGTCGCGCTGACCGGGATGACCACGATCATCTTCGACGCGGTGTCGGGCCGAACTGCAGCACTCATCGCCGGCGGGTGTGCGCTGGCCGTATTCGCCGCACTTTGGCTGATACTGCCAATGGCCATGCGCGACGGGAACAGCAACGACCCGGCGCAACGCTAGCGCTCAGGACTGCTGGCTGCGCGCTTCGGCGCCACTTTCCTGCGCATCGAAGTCGTCGTCGGAACCGGTGCGACCGACGTAGGCGCCGTCGTCGTCTGAGCTGGCACGTGAACTCGCCACCTTGGGATCGGACTCGACGCCCGATTCGTTCTTGTCCGAATTCGGCTGATTCTCTGGCTGATTCATGGTGTGGCTCCTTCTTTCCGTCGGCTCGGGCATGCCCGGGTACGGCACACCCGAAACCCTGGACGCGGCAATCAGAACGAGCGATGACGTGTGACTGACATCGGTGCGTGAATCGTTTCGGTGCTGCGTCGTGCCGGGTATCCGCGGCCCATGCGAGCACTGCGACCGATGCACTGCACCAGGTGCTCGAGACAGTTGCGATGTGAATGATGTTGGAGAGGAATCCCATGCCTGACCTGCACAAAGATCCCGTTGACCACGCCCGGACCACCCGCCAACATGCCGGCGAATCGATGAAGAACGGCGTCAACGCGCCGGGCCTGATCGCCATCGGTATCGGCTTGGTGGCGCTGTCAGCTGGTCTGTTCGCCTTCGCCACCGGCCAGGCGGTCGCCGGGACGGTCGGCGTTGTGCTGGCCGTCTTGCTCGTCGGCGGGGGGCTCGGTTGGCTGGCCCTCGCGCACCGCAAAGTGCGCGAAGTCGAAAGCCAATGGCATGCCGAGCATCCCGAAGCGCCTGCCGAGCCGCCGACAAGCTGAGCGGCCACGAGCGGTCGCCGGGGAATACCCGGCCGGTGGCGCGCGTTTTGCGTCGTTGACCTGACGACTGGGAAGGGACGCAGACACGTGACAGACAACGGCGACTTCGATATGAGCACTTTGGATGACATGAATCGAAATGTCATCGAGGAATTCCGGGAAAACGGCGGAAAAGTCGGCGGCCTGTTCGAAGGCAAGCCGCTGGTGTTGGTTCACCACGTCGGCGCGAAGTCGGGAGTGAAGCGGATCGCGCCCCTGGTGCCGTATGTCGACGGGAGTCGCACGTTCGTGTTCGCGAGCCTGGGCGGCGCCGACGTCAATCCGGCGTGGTACCACAACGTCGTCACCAACCCGGATGTGGTTGTCGAACTCGGGTCGGAGACCTTCGCGGCAACGGCCCGGGTTCTCAGCGGTGGCGAGCGTGATGACATCTACGCCAAGCAGTCGGCCGTGGAGCCACAGTTCGCCGAGTACCAGAGCAAGACGACTCGGGTGATTCCCGTGGTGGAGCTGGTGCGCTCGGGAGGGTAGCCCTACGAGACATTGCACTTGATTCGAAGGCGTGGGGGCCGAGGCCCATTCGCCGCGATCAAGTCCGCCTGAAATCTGCCAAAGTATGCTCTGAGCGGCTAGGCCCCCATAGCCCAATAGGCAGAGGCAGCGGACTTAAAATCCGCACAGTGTCGGTTCGAGTCCGACTGGGGGCACAGACATTCTTGCAGCTAGATGCTGTTTCTGCGTCGGACACTTGAGCGGTTGCTGCGGTTGTCGGCCCTCTGCGTCGGCACCGCGTCAGCGAGGAACTTCGACCAATCCTTAGACTCCGAGAATGCGCGTGCCTCGTCAAGTCGCAGAGTTCAACAAGCGAGTCACCAATCCGGCGGCTCGCACGATCTCACCGTGGCTTCCGAACCTCGGGACCCTCGAGCACGTCGGGCGGAAGTCGGGTAAGCGATATCGAACGCCCCTGTTGGTATTCAAGACCCATGATG from Mycobacterium sp. DL includes:
- a CDS encoding DUF6328 family protein; the encoded protein is MAGEEPDESPRLRDETESERLDRNWASLLQELRVVQTGVALLTGFLLTLPFQQRFDILDDTMVTVYMVTVSAAVLSTALLVAPVPMHRLLFRRHRLVSLVTAAHRCAYTGVLFLAVALTGMTTIIFDAVSGRTAALIAGGCALAVFAALWLILPMAMRDGNSNDPAQR
- the usfY gene encoding protein UsfY, which translates into the protein MPDLHKDPVDHARTTRQHAGESMKNGVNAPGLIAIGIGLVALSAGLFAFATGQAVAGTVGVVLAVLLVGGGLGWLALAHRKVREVESQWHAEHPEAPAEPPTS
- a CDS encoding nitroreductase/quinone reductase family protein; translation: MNRNVIEEFRENGGKVGGLFEGKPLVLVHHVGAKSGVKRIAPLVPYVDGSRTFVFASLGGADVNPAWYHNVVTNPDVVVELGSETFAATARVLSGGERDDIYAKQSAVEPQFAEYQSKTTRVIPVVELVRSGG